In Nasonia vitripennis strain AsymCx chromosome 2, Nvit_psr_1.1, whole genome shotgun sequence, a genomic segment contains:
- the LOC100122489 gene encoding sialin isoform X1, translating into MEVLDPSVSRDDQPLCLNDSLQKVHSSGGPIADSRSCVKSRQIFGFMGFLGFALVYAMRVNLSVAIVSMVNSTAVPNPDNGTIVIDDCPKTTPVNQTFPPSEGEFDWDEKTQGIILGAFFLGYVMTNVPGGRVAEKVGGKLVYGLGVFLTAVLTVISPFAAYWGLYPFLIIRIAEGFTEGVTFPAMHSMLAHWVPPLERSKFAALVYAGSNFGTVISLPLSGWLCSLELWGGWPLSFYLFGGLGIIWYAFWLMLVYDTPAKHPRIDPQEKAYIESLVEPKDENNTAGVPWLSVFTSLPMWAIAITQCGQSWAFYTLLTELPTYMDRILHFDVQQDAFLSALPYLTAWITGLIISSFADALLARNIVSPLTSFKMWNTVASLGPSLSFLGAIWAGCDRLTVMMMLSGLGSLYGAVYAGNQMNHIALAPRYAGTLYGITNAAANACGFLAPYVIGQIVNGHETLARWHTVFLLAAVINIGANCFYLLFASAKEQPWSNGHS; encoded by the exons TACATTCATCAGGTGGCCCAATAGCAGATAGTCGATCATGCGTAAAGTCAAGACAAATTTTTGGTTTCATGGGCTTTCTTGGATTTGCCTTAGTCTATGCGATGAGAGTAAATTTGTCTGTTGCTATTGTATCAATGGTCAACTCAACTGCTGTTCCTAATCCAGATAATGGTACTATTGTCATTGATGACTGTCCTAAAACAACACCTGTTAATCAAACTTTTCCTCCA AGTGAAGGTGAATTTGATTGGGATGAAAAAACACAAGGTATTATTCTTGGTGCATTCTTCCTTGGATATGTCATGACCAATGTGCCAGGAGGAAGAGTAGCAGAAAAAGTTGGTGGAAAGTTAGTTTATGGACTAGGAGTGTTTTTAACTGCTGTCCTGACTGTAATAAGCCCTTTTGCAGCCTACTGGGGCTTGTATCCATTCTTAATCATTCGCATAGCAGAAGGTTTCACTGAG GGTGTCACTTTTCCAGCAATGCACAGTATGTTAGCCCACTGGGTACCACCTCTAGAAAGAAGTAAATTTGCCGCTTTAGTTTATGCAG GTTCAAACTTTGGAACTGTTATTTCTTTGCCATTGAGTGGCTGGCTCTGCTCTTTGGAGTTGTGGGGTGGCTGGCCACtctcattttatttatttggtGGTCTTGGAATAATATGGTATGCATTTTGGTTGATGTTAGTATATGATACTCCTGCAAAACACCCGAGAATAGATCCTCAAGAAAAAGCATACATAGAATCTCTAGTGGAACCTAAGGATGAG AACAATACTGCTGGTGTACCTTGGCTATCAGTATTCACATCTCTTCCAATGTGGGCGATAGCTATTACTCAATGTGGTCAATCATGGGCTTTTTACACCCTGTTGACTGAACTACCTACCTACATGGATAGAATTCTGCACTTTGATGTACAACAAGATGCATTCCTATCAGCATTACCATACTTGACCGCCTGGATTACTGGTCTGATCATATCCAGTTTTGCAGATGCTTTATTAGCTCGAAATATTGTTTCTCCCCTCACTTCATTCAAAATGTGGAATACAGTAGCCTCTTTGGGACCTAGTTTAAGCTTTTTAGGAGCTATTTGGGCTGGATGTGATCGACTTACTGTGATGATGATGCTGTCTGGCTTGGGATCACTGTATGGTGCTGTTTATGCTGGTAATCAAATGAACCACATCGCGCTAGCACCTCGATATGCAGGAACGCTTTACGGAATTACTAATGCTGCTGCTAATGCGTGCGGCTTTCTTGCCCCCTATGTCATCGGTCAAATAGTTAATGGACAT GAGACATTGGCACGTTGGCACACAGTATTTTTATTAGCTGCTGTAATTAACATTGGAGCAAATTGCTTTTATTTACTCTTTGCATCAGCTAAAGAACAACCATGGAGCAATGGTCACAGTTGA
- the LOC100122489 gene encoding sialin isoform X2, which produces MEVLDPSVSRDDQPLCLNDSLQKGGPIADSRSCVKSRQIFGFMGFLGFALVYAMRVNLSVAIVSMVNSTAVPNPDNGTIVIDDCPKTTPVNQTFPPSEGEFDWDEKTQGIILGAFFLGYVMTNVPGGRVAEKVGGKLVYGLGVFLTAVLTVISPFAAYWGLYPFLIIRIAEGFTEGVTFPAMHSMLAHWVPPLERSKFAALVYAGSNFGTVISLPLSGWLCSLELWGGWPLSFYLFGGLGIIWYAFWLMLVYDTPAKHPRIDPQEKAYIESLVEPKDENNTAGVPWLSVFTSLPMWAIAITQCGQSWAFYTLLTELPTYMDRILHFDVQQDAFLSALPYLTAWITGLIISSFADALLARNIVSPLTSFKMWNTVASLGPSLSFLGAIWAGCDRLTVMMMLSGLGSLYGAVYAGNQMNHIALAPRYAGTLYGITNAAANACGFLAPYVIGQIVNGHETLARWHTVFLLAAVINIGANCFYLLFASAKEQPWSNGHS; this is translated from the exons GTGGCCCAATAGCAGATAGTCGATCATGCGTAAAGTCAAGACAAATTTTTGGTTTCATGGGCTTTCTTGGATTTGCCTTAGTCTATGCGATGAGAGTAAATTTGTCTGTTGCTATTGTATCAATGGTCAACTCAACTGCTGTTCCTAATCCAGATAATGGTACTATTGTCATTGATGACTGTCCTAAAACAACACCTGTTAATCAAACTTTTCCTCCA AGTGAAGGTGAATTTGATTGGGATGAAAAAACACAAGGTATTATTCTTGGTGCATTCTTCCTTGGATATGTCATGACCAATGTGCCAGGAGGAAGAGTAGCAGAAAAAGTTGGTGGAAAGTTAGTTTATGGACTAGGAGTGTTTTTAACTGCTGTCCTGACTGTAATAAGCCCTTTTGCAGCCTACTGGGGCTTGTATCCATTCTTAATCATTCGCATAGCAGAAGGTTTCACTGAG GGTGTCACTTTTCCAGCAATGCACAGTATGTTAGCCCACTGGGTACCACCTCTAGAAAGAAGTAAATTTGCCGCTTTAGTTTATGCAG GTTCAAACTTTGGAACTGTTATTTCTTTGCCATTGAGTGGCTGGCTCTGCTCTTTGGAGTTGTGGGGTGGCTGGCCACtctcattttatttatttggtGGTCTTGGAATAATATGGTATGCATTTTGGTTGATGTTAGTATATGATACTCCTGCAAAACACCCGAGAATAGATCCTCAAGAAAAAGCATACATAGAATCTCTAGTGGAACCTAAGGATGAG AACAATACTGCTGGTGTACCTTGGCTATCAGTATTCACATCTCTTCCAATGTGGGCGATAGCTATTACTCAATGTGGTCAATCATGGGCTTTTTACACCCTGTTGACTGAACTACCTACCTACATGGATAGAATTCTGCACTTTGATGTACAACAAGATGCATTCCTATCAGCATTACCATACTTGACCGCCTGGATTACTGGTCTGATCATATCCAGTTTTGCAGATGCTTTATTAGCTCGAAATATTGTTTCTCCCCTCACTTCATTCAAAATGTGGAATACAGTAGCCTCTTTGGGACCTAGTTTAAGCTTTTTAGGAGCTATTTGGGCTGGATGTGATCGACTTACTGTGATGATGATGCTGTCTGGCTTGGGATCACTGTATGGTGCTGTTTATGCTGGTAATCAAATGAACCACATCGCGCTAGCACCTCGATATGCAGGAACGCTTTACGGAATTACTAATGCTGCTGCTAATGCGTGCGGCTTTCTTGCCCCCTATGTCATCGGTCAAATAGTTAATGGACAT GAGACATTGGCACGTTGGCACACAGTATTTTTATTAGCTGCTGTAATTAACATTGGAGCAAATTGCTTTTATTTACTCTTTGCATCAGCTAAAGAACAACCATGGAGCAATGGTCACAGTTGA